One window of the Granulicella arctica genome contains the following:
- a CDS encoding energy transducer TonB, with product MFETSLMESGGQLKTKSKYWMIGTFVFNISVLTILILIPLLYPEALPKTAMTAMLTAPPPPPPPPPPPPPAQVVKPIKMVSEIDAGLHAPTKIPKDIKMLKEDAAPPPQVAGVAGMSGMGSAGGVPGGVMGGIGSAPAPVVKVAPPKGPARVSGGVMAGSVLSKTNPVYPPIAKAAHVSGAVVLHAVISKTGSIEHLEVVSGPEMLRSSALDAVKTWKYKPYLLNGDPTEVDTTVTVNFSFGGG from the coding sequence ATGTTTGAAACTTCACTGATGGAATCCGGCGGACAGCTCAAGACCAAGTCAAAGTATTGGATGATTGGAACCTTCGTGTTCAACATCTCAGTCCTGACCATTTTGATCCTGATCCCGCTGCTTTATCCAGAGGCCCTGCCGAAGACCGCTATGACGGCGATGCTTACGGCTCCACCTCCGCCTCCACCCCCACCTCCGCCCCCTCCGCCTGCACAGGTAGTCAAGCCAATCAAGATGGTGTCCGAGATTGATGCAGGCCTTCATGCGCCGACGAAAATCCCGAAGGACATCAAGATGTTGAAGGAAGATGCTGCTCCGCCACCGCAGGTAGCGGGTGTGGCAGGCATGTCCGGAATGGGTAGCGCCGGTGGTGTACCCGGTGGCGTCATGGGCGGAATCGGTAGTGCGCCCGCGCCAGTCGTCAAGGTTGCTCCTCCCAAGGGACCTGCCCGCGTTTCGGGTGGCGTCATGGCCGGTAGCGTGCTTTCGAAGACCAATCCTGTTTACCCGCCGATTGCCAAGGCAGCTCACGTTTCCGGTGCAGTTGTACTCCATGCGGTCATCTCAAAGACTGGTTCGATCGAGCATCTTGAGGTGGTAAGTGGTCCTGAGATGTTGCGTTCGAGTGCTCTCGACGCCGTCAAGACCTGGAAGTACAAGCCATATCTTCTCAATGGTGATCCAACCGAGGTCGATACAACAGTAACCGTCAACTTCAGCTTCGGTGGCGGCTAG
- a CDS encoding MotA/TolQ/ExbB proton channel family protein produces MILAHLTNFAHVPAALALYFQEAAGPSFSIAGLLQNMGWPARIIALILFVMSIWSLAVMIDRYLYFAAARKQSREFAPKVAGALKDGRLDEAIKIADRSKKSHLAEVVTAGLQEFRSFGSGGSITEAQVESSKRALERSEAIVHAKLKRGLGGLATIGSTAPFIGLLGTVIGILNAFQAIATQKTSGIGAVAGGISEALVTTAFGLFVAIPAVMTFNFFTNKVEAFDVEMDNSSSELVDYFIKQSHR; encoded by the coding sequence GTGATTCTCGCTCATCTCACCAACTTCGCTCACGTTCCCGCCGCCCTCGCCCTGTACTTCCAGGAAGCTGCCGGCCCAAGCTTCAGCATCGCCGGCCTCCTCCAGAACATGGGCTGGCCCGCACGCATAATCGCCCTGATCCTTTTCGTTATGTCGATCTGGTCGCTGGCCGTCATGATTGATCGTTACCTCTACTTCGCGGCAGCCCGTAAGCAGTCGCGCGAGTTCGCTCCCAAGGTTGCCGGCGCTCTCAAGGACGGCCGTCTGGACGAGGCGATCAAGATTGCCGATCGCAGCAAGAAGTCGCACCTCGCCGAGGTTGTTACCGCTGGCCTGCAAGAGTTTCGCAGCTTCGGTTCCGGTGGCAGCATCACCGAGGCCCAGGTTGAAAGCTCCAAGCGCGCTCTCGAGCGCTCTGAGGCAATCGTTCATGCCAAGCTGAAGCGTGGTCTTGGTGGTCTCGCGACCATCGGCTCAACGGCTCCCTTTATCGGCCTGCTCGGAACCGTCATCGGAATTCTGAACGCTTTCCAGGCAATTGCAACCCAGAAGACCTCCGGTATCGGCGCAGTAGCCGGTGGTATCTCGGAAGCTCTGGTTACGACTGCATTCGGTCTCTTCGTCGCAATCCCGGCCGTTATGACCTTCAACTTCTTCACGAACAAGGTCGAAGCGTTCGACGTCGAGATGGACAACAGCTCGAGCGAACTGGTTGACTACTTCATCAAGCAGAGCCACCGCTAG
- a CDS encoding ExbD/TolR family protein, translating to MAINKRDEGKKVNSNINVTPMVDVMLVLLIIFMVITPMLNNKVNVDLPKADAAVVMEDANKEDAVTVAVTRDGRTFLGGDQVTVDDLGPKISAKLENKTSKEVFMRADARANYGKVMDAVDGIRSAGVSQLGLLTERNEK from the coding sequence ATGGCTATTAACAAGCGGGACGAAGGCAAGAAGGTAAACTCCAATATCAACGTCACGCCGATGGTTGACGTGATGCTGGTACTGCTGATCATCTTCATGGTCATCACGCCCATGCTCAACAACAAGGTCAACGTGGATCTGCCGAAGGCGGACGCCGCGGTCGTCATGGAAGACGCCAACAAAGAAGATGCTGTCACGGTGGCTGTAACTCGCGATGGCAGGACCTTCCTCGGCGGCGACCAGGTCACCGTAGATGATCTCGGCCCGAAAATTTCAGCAAAGCTCGAGAACAAGACAAGTAAGGAAGTATTCATGCGCGCGGATGCTCGCGCGAACTACGGCAAGGTCATGGATGCCGTCGACGGGATTCGATCCGCTGGCGTCAGCCAACTTGGACTGCTCACCGAGCGTAACGAGAAGTAA
- a CDS encoding ExbD/TolR family protein, with protein MGMGGGGTGGAVSEINVTPLIDVLLVLLIIFMVIVPVVPHGLDALVPQPPKSKSPPPDNDRTIVVQVLSNGAGEPAYKINDNSFNKSAIEGKLAEIFATRQEKVMFVKGDPDLDFSKVADVIDFGHQAGVDNIGLITPRVAAGQ; from the coding sequence ATGGGAATGGGTGGTGGAGGTACAGGCGGCGCGGTTTCGGAGATCAACGTAACCCCGCTCATCGACGTTCTGCTGGTGCTGCTGATCATCTTCATGGTCATCGTTCCGGTCGTTCCCCACGGGCTTGACGCGCTGGTTCCTCAGCCGCCGAAGAGCAAATCGCCACCGCCTGACAACGACCGGACGATTGTCGTCCAGGTGCTGTCGAATGGCGCGGGAGAACCGGCTTACAAGATCAACGACAACTCTTTTAACAAGTCGGCGATTGAAGGTAAGCTTGCTGAGATCTTTGCGACTCGTCAAGAGAAGGTCATGTTCGTCAAGGGCGATCCTGATCTTGACTTCAGCAAGGTCGCAGACGTTATCGATTTCGGTCACCAGGCTGGTGTCGACAACATTGGCCTCATTACCCCACGAGTGGCTGCAGGTCAGTAG
- a CDS encoding tetratricopeptide repeat protein produces MKLSARIPVTAALLALMLGTVTGCNKLKSRDQLNKGVQAFKNARYEEAVDHFQTAISLDPESEDAKLYLATAYSYQVVPNLDTPENLKLAQKALDGFNTVLAKDPNDLTALKQIASIDRNIKKFDQAKEYEKKVISIAPNDPEAYYTVGFVNWVLAYKNATTILAADGLTDAGDGNPKKSKGACQKLQAANTQLVNEGIQYLTKAVELNPTYDDAMSYLQLTYRRKADLECGDEAARKADMALVDQWIQKGMGARKANEEKKEKKNAGGVQM; encoded by the coding sequence ATGAAACTCTCTGCACGGATTCCGGTTACGGCCGCTCTGCTGGCGCTGATGCTTGGTACTGTCACCGGATGTAACAAGCTGAAGTCGCGCGACCAGCTTAATAAGGGCGTGCAGGCGTTCAAGAATGCTCGCTATGAAGAAGCGGTTGATCACTTCCAGACGGCGATCAGTCTCGATCCTGAGTCCGAGGATGCGAAGCTTTATCTGGCTACGGCGTATTCTTACCAGGTTGTTCCGAACCTTGACACTCCTGAGAACCTGAAGCTTGCGCAAAAGGCGCTTGATGGCTTCAACACCGTTCTCGCAAAAGATCCGAACGATCTCACGGCTCTCAAGCAGATTGCTTCGATTGACCGGAATATCAAGAAGTTTGACCAGGCGAAGGAATACGAGAAGAAGGTTATCTCCATCGCGCCCAACGATCCCGAAGCCTACTACACGGTTGGTTTCGTGAACTGGGTTCTTGCCTACAAGAATGCAACGACGATTCTCGCTGCTGACGGTCTGACCGATGCCGGCGATGGTAACCCGAAGAAGAGCAAGGGTGCTTGCCAGAAGCTTCAGGCCGCTAACACGCAGCTTGTGAACGAGGGTATTCAGTACCTCACCAAGGCTGTGGAGCTGAACCCAACCTATGATGACGCCATGTCGTATCTCCAGCTGACCTATCGCCGCAAGGCTGATCTTGAATGCGGAGACGAGGCAGCACGCAAGGCGGACATGGCTCTGGTGGATCAGTGGATCCAAAAGGGTATGGGCGCTCGGAAGGCCAACGAAGAGAAGAAGGAAAAGAAGAATGCCGGCGGCGTACAGATGTAG
- a CDS encoding YIP1 family protein: MMSGDTTIDSVTGTTTGLSQLERVVDAFIAPSKTFTDILRSTAWWLPFLLSVLMTVLGAFVIDKQVGYDTVVQNSLHDSPKQEQALAETEPKQRAVQLRLMTMSYRYTAYASPIFIILIAAVSALALWGSFNFGFGAQTTYGQMLAVWMYASLPRLLSSILMIATLYGGNAEAFNLKNPVGTNLGFYLPDAAPWVKVLLSFVDVIGLWSLALLVIGTAIVAKVSRGKAAVVVVGWWVLILIVSVGVAVATS; this comes from the coding sequence ATGATGTCTGGCGACACGACAATCGATAGTGTGACGGGAACAACAACTGGATTAAGCCAGTTAGAGCGCGTCGTCGATGCGTTCATCGCGCCATCGAAGACCTTTACTGATATTTTGAGGAGCACTGCGTGGTGGCTTCCCTTCCTGCTCTCAGTGCTGATGACGGTGCTTGGCGCCTTCGTGATCGACAAGCAGGTAGGCTACGACACGGTGGTCCAAAACTCGCTGCATGACAGCCCCAAGCAGGAGCAGGCACTGGCTGAGACAGAGCCAAAGCAGCGAGCGGTACAACTGCGCCTTATGACGATGAGCTATCGCTACACCGCGTATGCATCACCGATCTTCATCATCCTGATCGCCGCAGTCAGCGCGCTGGCCCTTTGGGGAAGCTTCAATTTCGGGTTCGGTGCGCAGACGACCTACGGGCAGATGCTTGCCGTGTGGATGTATGCCTCGCTGCCGCGGCTTCTCAGTAGCATCCTGATGATTGCAACGCTCTATGGCGGAAACGCAGAGGCGTTCAACCTGAAGAATCCGGTCGGCACTAACCTCGGCTTCTATCTACCGGATGCGGCACCATGGGTGAAGGTTCTACTGAGCTTTGTGGATGTGATCGGTCTATGGTCTCTGGCCTTGCTGGTGATCGGTACGGCAATCGTGGCCAAGGTGAGCCGTGGCAAGGCAGCGGTGGTCGTAGTGGGTTGGTGGGTACTTATCCTGATCGTAAGTGTTGGCGTTGCGGTAGCTACCAGCTAA
- the fabF gene encoding beta-ketoacyl-ACP synthase II, translating into MAQQLVEQRRVVVTGIGLICGVGKTVPEVWEGLLAGRSGMAEIKAFDLTGHPVRFAAEVKDFDPLLFIEKKESRKMGRFIHFALAASAEAMAHSGLVIDASNRDRFGVHIGSGIGGFDVIEREHSAMLAGGPRKISPFFIPGSIVNLAAGHVSIKYNARGPNEATATACTSSAHSIGDAFRIIQRGDADAMIAGGTEAAITPMGVGGFAAMKALSTRNDDPEHACRPFDKDRDGFVCGEGAGILILEELEFAKARGATILAEVIGYGMSADAFHMTGMAPEGEGCFRAMSAALKVAGISPDQIDYVNAHATSTPLGDALESKAIENVFGERALNHTLLVSSTKSMTGHLLGGAGGLEAGITIMAMLEQTAPPTTNIVELDPQCRLNYVPNTPQKARIDYALSNSFGFGGTNGSLVFKRWTE; encoded by the coding sequence ATGGCCCAGCAGCTTGTGGAGCAGCGTCGTGTCGTTGTAACCGGCATCGGTCTTATCTGTGGAGTCGGCAAGACCGTGCCGGAGGTCTGGGAGGGTCTCCTCGCAGGCCGGAGCGGCATGGCTGAGATCAAGGCCTTCGATCTCACCGGGCACCCCGTCCGGTTCGCTGCCGAGGTAAAGGATTTTGATCCGCTTCTCTTCATCGAGAAGAAGGAGTCCCGTAAGATGGGACGCTTCATCCACTTCGCCCTCGCAGCATCGGCGGAGGCGATGGCGCACTCCGGCCTGGTGATCGATGCCAGCAATCGCGACCGCTTCGGCGTCCACATTGGCTCAGGCATCGGCGGATTCGATGTGATCGAGCGGGAACACTCGGCCATGCTGGCGGGTGGACCGCGCAAGATCTCGCCCTTCTTCATCCCGGGCTCCATCGTCAACCTCGCTGCCGGGCACGTATCCATCAAGTACAACGCCCGCGGACCGAACGAGGCCACGGCGACCGCCTGCACCTCGAGCGCGCACTCTATCGGCGATGCCTTCCGCATTATTCAGCGCGGTGATGCCGACGCCATGATCGCTGGCGGCACGGAAGCTGCCATCACTCCTATGGGAGTTGGCGGTTTCGCGGCGATGAAAGCTCTCTCCACCCGCAACGATGATCCCGAACATGCCTGCCGCCCCTTTGACAAGGATCGCGATGGATTTGTCTGCGGTGAAGGCGCAGGCATCCTCATTCTTGAGGAGTTGGAGTTCGCGAAGGCTCGCGGCGCAACGATTCTCGCCGAAGTGATTGGCTACGGCATGTCTGCCGACGCCTTCCACATGACCGGCATGGCTCCCGAGGGCGAAGGCTGCTTCCGGGCTATGTCCGCAGCGCTCAAGGTAGCGGGGATCTCACCCGATCAGATCGACTACGTCAACGCCCACGCCACGTCGACCCCACTGGGCGATGCGCTTGAGTCCAAGGCGATCGAGAATGTCTTCGGCGAACGCGCCCTCAATCACACGCTGCTGGTCAGCTCCACCAAATCCATGACAGGCCATCTTCTCGGCGGCGCAGGCGGCCTGGAAGCCGGTATCACCATCATGGCAATGCTCGAGCAGACGGCGCCCCCGACAACCAACATCGTTGAGCTTGATCCACAGTGCCGCCTCAACTACGTTCCCAACACCCCGCAGAAGGCCAGGATCGACTATGCGCTGTCGAACTCTTTCGGCTTTGGCGGAACGAACGGCTCGCTCGTCTTCAAGCGCTGGACGGAATAA
- a CDS encoding acyl carrier protein has translation MAAVDEKVKQIIVEQLQVDEAEVTPGASFQEDLGADSLDVVELVMQFEEAFDIQIPDEDAEKIKTVKDAVDYIEKNQKAAK, from the coding sequence ATGGCGGCAGTAGACGAAAAAGTTAAGCAGATTATCGTAGAGCAGCTTCAGGTGGATGAAGCTGAAGTGACCCCCGGCGCCAGCTTCCAGGAAGATCTCGGCGCGGACTCCCTCGACGTAGTCGAGCTCGTCATGCAATTCGAAGAAGCATTTGACATCCAGATCCCCGACGAAGATGCCGAGAAGATCAAGACCGTCAAGGATGCTGTCGATTACATCGAGAAGAATCAGAAGGCGGCCAAGTAA
- a CDS encoding glycoside hydrolase family 32 protein, which produces MKTSRRSALKSIALASAASLVNLRAAGAQADVDVPITDPLRPSFHYQPARNWMNDPCGPIYFHGQYHLFHQYNPHGPLWGDMHWAHAVSPDMIHWKRLPVALAPTPDGPDAQGCFTGTAVVHDGRPTFLYTGVQTSPLAEATLADPKNPLRESQCLAVATDDTLETWKKVPAAVIPVPPAGMKVTGFRDPSPWKDGDSWYTIVGSGIAKKGGMVLLYRSTDLRTWEYLHPLYEGTWTGKITSDSVDSGEMWECPEFFPLVDTATKVEKHILIYSTEGKVLWNSGTLDRDTMRFTAEKTGQLDYGRVGTNRVTFYAPKTQLDAKGNRILWGWIGETRPDAECVRAGWSGLMSLPRLLTLQHGELHIQPASQTVRLREPASKPTRINEIIATIETADTKPAAHSTANVLGGLLSLRSDPTQDPNTLHLSFSNGIPPIMIPLPSPLGKRASLHAFIDNSVLEIFIDGRFCLTHRFYSQQAGEPLATITVAGSYSVASSQTHGLHPIWPT; this is translated from the coding sequence ATGAAGACCAGCCGACGCAGCGCCCTTAAATCGATCGCCCTCGCTTCAGCCGCAAGCCTCGTCAATCTCCGGGCCGCTGGAGCGCAGGCGGACGTCGATGTTCCAATCACCGACCCGCTCCGGCCGTCCTTTCACTACCAGCCAGCCCGCAACTGGATGAATGATCCCTGCGGCCCCATCTACTTTCACGGTCAGTACCACCTCTTCCACCAATACAATCCGCATGGCCCGCTCTGGGGAGACATGCACTGGGCCCACGCCGTCTCGCCCGACATGATTCATTGGAAGCGCCTACCGGTCGCCCTTGCCCCGACTCCCGACGGCCCCGACGCACAGGGCTGCTTCACCGGCACCGCCGTCGTCCACGATGGCCGACCCACCTTCCTCTATACCGGGGTCCAGACGTCACCACTCGCCGAGGCCACGCTGGCCGACCCGAAGAATCCGCTTCGCGAATCGCAGTGCCTTGCCGTCGCGACCGACGACACGCTCGAGACCTGGAAGAAGGTGCCCGCAGCGGTCATCCCGGTACCACCAGCCGGGATGAAGGTCACGGGCTTTCGCGACCCTTCGCCCTGGAAAGACGGCGACAGCTGGTACACGATCGTTGGTTCGGGCATCGCGAAGAAGGGCGGCATGGTGCTGCTTTATCGCTCCACCGACCTGCGCACGTGGGAGTACCTGCACCCGCTCTACGAGGGCACATGGACAGGCAAGATTACCTCTGACTCGGTCGATTCCGGAGAGATGTGGGAGTGTCCCGAGTTCTTCCCGCTCGTCGACACGGCGACCAAAGTCGAGAAACACATCCTCATCTACTCCACTGAAGGCAAGGTGCTGTGGAACTCCGGCACCCTCGACCGCGACACGATGCGGTTCACTGCGGAGAAGACCGGCCAGCTCGACTATGGCCGCGTCGGCACCAATCGCGTCACCTTCTACGCTCCCAAGACGCAGCTCGACGCGAAAGGGAATCGCATCCTCTGGGGCTGGATCGGCGAAACCCGGCCTGATGCGGAGTGCGTGCGCGCCGGCTGGTCAGGCCTGATGAGCCTGCCGCGCCTGCTCACCCTCCAGCACGGCGAACTCCACATTCAGCCCGCCTCTCAAACAGTTCGGCTGCGCGAACCAGCCTCGAAGCCAACACGGATCAACGAGATAATCGCCACCATCGAGACCGCCGACACTAAGCCAGCGGCACATTCCACCGCGAACGTGCTCGGCGGCCTGCTCAGCCTGCGCTCCGACCCCACCCAGGACCCCAATACGCTCCACCTCAGCTTCAGCAACGGCATCCCTCCCATCATGATCCCGCTCCCATCGCCACTCGGCAAACGGGCAAGCCTGCATGCTTTCATCGACAACTCCGTCCTCGAAATCTTCATCGACGGTCGCTTCTGCCTCACTCATCGCTTCTACAGCCAGCAGGCAGGGGAGCCTCTCGCTACCATCACCGTAGCCGGGAGCTATAGCGTTGCGAGCTCCCAGACCCACGGGCTCCACCCCATCTGGCCCACATAG
- the rmuC gene encoding DNA recombination protein RmuC — protein MLIALLVLQFLIFVTLIALLLRKQVVATTDPRTAQLPDQIARLDVRSEASEANARAAFAQMREDIAAEARRTRDASSTDFGALRTEITASITTLGATLQTGLGEFRSDNAISADKLRQAVQQQMDAIGQRLAAFTAEAARNQLEARDALHTRLTGLADSNAQQQDKLRGTVEERLDKLNTTNAAKLEEMRVTVDEKLHATLQSRLTESFGQVTTHLGAVQKGLGEMKELATGVGDLKKVLSNVKSRGVVGEFQLGMQLEQMFSPDQYIKNARIKPNTLESVEYALKFPNGDGDSHTLLAIDAKFPKEDWERLEHAYDHGTVEEIATAGKAFERGIRAEGKRICEKYIDPPTTMPHAIMFLPTENLYAEVVRRPGLQSEIQSACRVTIAGPSTFMAILTSFQMGFHTLAIQKKGDEVWHVLSSAKKEFETYGGLMQKVEDQVGTVQNTIQKLGVRTRAINKALKNVSSIDTGAPVSNLIGFDEIAGVAPLLAAAGEDD, from the coding sequence ATGCTCATCGCGCTGCTCGTCCTCCAGTTCCTCATTTTCGTAACACTGATCGCGCTTCTGCTTCGCAAGCAGGTTGTGGCCACAACTGACCCGCGCACCGCGCAGCTTCCTGACCAGATTGCCCGCCTCGATGTTCGGAGCGAAGCCTCCGAGGCGAACGCCCGGGCCGCCTTCGCCCAGATGCGCGAGGATATCGCCGCCGAAGCCCGCCGCACCCGCGACGCCAGTAGCACCGACTTCGGCGCTCTCCGCACCGAGATCACCGCCAGCATCACGACTTTAGGAGCAACACTTCAAACCGGTCTTGGCGAATTCCGAAGCGACAACGCCATCTCCGCCGATAAGCTCCGACAAGCCGTCCAACAGCAGATGGACGCGATCGGCCAGCGCCTCGCCGCCTTTACTGCGGAAGCCGCCCGCAATCAGCTCGAAGCCCGCGACGCTCTCCACACGCGCCTGACCGGACTCGCCGACAGCAACGCCCAGCAGCAGGACAAACTCCGTGGCACGGTCGAAGAGCGCCTCGACAAGCTCAACACCACCAACGCGGCCAAGCTCGAAGAGATGCGCGTCACCGTCGACGAGAAGCTTCACGCCACCCTGCAATCCCGCCTTACGGAATCCTTCGGCCAGGTCACGACCCATCTCGGCGCAGTCCAGAAGGGCCTCGGCGAGATGAAGGAGCTAGCCACCGGCGTCGGCGACCTCAAGAAGGTGCTCTCGAATGTCAAGTCGCGCGGCGTCGTCGGCGAGTTCCAGCTTGGCATGCAGCTCGAGCAGATGTTCTCGCCCGACCAATACATAAAGAACGCCCGCATCAAGCCGAACACCCTCGAGTCGGTCGAGTACGCGCTCAAATTCCCGAACGGCGATGGCGACAGCCACACCCTCCTTGCCATCGACGCCAAGTTCCCCAAGGAAGATTGGGAGCGCCTCGAACACGCCTACGATCACGGCACCGTAGAAGAGATCGCCACTGCCGGTAAGGCGTTCGAACGCGGCATCCGCGCCGAGGGCAAGCGAATCTGTGAGAAGTACATCGATCCGCCGACGACGATGCCGCACGCCATCATGTTCCTACCGACTGAAAACCTTTATGCCGAAGTCGTCCGCCGCCCCGGCCTGCAGTCGGAGATCCAGTCGGCCTGCCGGGTCACGATCGCCGGCCCATCCACCTTCATGGCCATCCTTACCAGCTTCCAGATGGGCTTCCACACGCTCGCCATCCAAAAGAAAGGCGACGAAGTCTGGCATGTCCTCTCAAGCGCCAAGAAGGAGTTCGAGACCTACGGCGGCCTGATGCAGAAGGTCGAAGATCAGGTCGGCACGGTGCAGAACACCATCCAGAAGCTTGGCGTACGCACCCGCGCCATCAATAAAGCTCTCAAGAACGTCTCCAGCATCGACACAGGCGCGCCCGTCTCGAACCTCATCGGCTTCGATGAGATAGCCGGGGTCGCACCTCTGCTTGCCGCCGCTGGCGAGGACGACTAA
- the folP gene encoding dihydropteroate synthase translates to MSFAPRTAFDWRLRTRTLTLGPRTLLMGILNVTPDSFSDGGDFASTEAARDQALRLLDEGADILDVGGESTRPGATPLAPEEEQTRVLPVIAAILKARPEAILSIDTFHAATARLAVEAGAEIVNDVSGFTWDAAMPATCASLNCGVVLMHTRGKPNEWATQSPIPPIGVMPIILTGLRDSILAARTAGVPSDRIVLDPGFGFGKRGAENYIIHALLPQLHQFGLPILSGTSRKGFLRTTIAPFHAGSPPAANSEASLRATSASTVAAILAGAHILRVHDVRPAAEAAAIADAILAAGTLVGGAIATFTRNTPATPQ, encoded by the coding sequence ATGTCTTTCGCTCCACGCACCGCGTTCGATTGGCGACTTCGCACCCGAACCCTGACGCTCGGCCCGCGCACGCTCCTGATGGGCATCCTCAACGTCACGCCCGACTCCTTCTCCGACGGCGGCGACTTCGCCTCAACCGAAGCCGCTCGCGATCAAGCCCTTCGACTTCTCGACGAAGGAGCCGACATCCTCGACGTCGGCGGCGAGTCCACCCGCCCCGGCGCCACGCCGCTCGCGCCCGAAGAAGAACAGACCCGCGTCCTACCGGTCATCGCCGCGATCCTGAAAGCCCGACCCGAGGCGATCCTCAGCATCGACACCTTCCACGCCGCGACCGCTCGCCTCGCCGTCGAAGCTGGAGCGGAGATCGTCAACGACGTCAGCGGCTTCACGTGGGACGCCGCCATGCCCGCAACCTGCGCCAGCCTGAACTGCGGAGTCGTCCTGATGCATACGCGCGGAAAACCCAATGAATGGGCCACGCAATCACCCATCCCACCCATCGGCGTGATGCCCATCATCCTCACCGGCCTGCGCGATTCGATCCTCGCCGCCCGCACCGCTGGCGTTCCCAGCGACCGCATCGTCCTCGATCCGGGCTTCGGCTTCGGCAAACGAGGCGCTGAGAACTACATCATCCACGCGCTCCTGCCGCAGCTCCACCAGTTCGGCCTGCCGATTCTCTCAGGAACCTCGCGCAAGGGCTTCCTCCGAACGACCATCGCGCCGTTCCACGCCGGATCACCGCCTGCCGCCAACTCCGAGGCAAGCCTCCGCGCCACCAGCGCCTCGACCGTAGCCGCAATCCTCGCCGGCGCTCACATCCTCCGCGTCCACGATGTTCGCCCCGCCGCCGAAGCCGCAGCCATCGCCGACGCTATCCTCGCCGCAGGAACCTTGGTCGGAGGCGCAATCGCCACCTTCACCCGCAACACCCCGGCGACACCACAATAA